A genomic window from Streptomyces broussonetiae includes:
- a CDS encoding MarR family winged helix-turn-helix transcriptional regulator — protein MSNGSQGATPGFLVWRLSMKWRVAVDRAVAPLGLTHAQYSLVASLYGMHRSGLRPSQRRLADHTGLEALYVSKLARGLESAGLLERIRDPDDPRAVQLTLTARGREVTEQAIDVVQGLLRQLLAPLGGLDSPRAREFTRDLGALLDAPLDPFGTTDHETEQS, from the coding sequence ATGAGCAACGGTTCCCAAGGAGCCACGCCGGGCTTCCTGGTGTGGCGGCTGTCGATGAAGTGGCGGGTCGCGGTGGACCGCGCGGTGGCCCCGCTGGGGCTGACCCACGCGCAGTACTCCCTGGTGGCCTCGCTGTACGGCATGCACCGCTCCGGCCTGCGGCCCAGCCAGCGCCGGCTCGCCGACCACACCGGCCTGGAGGCCCTCTACGTCTCCAAGCTGGCCCGCGGTCTGGAGTCGGCCGGCCTGCTGGAGCGCATCCGCGACCCCGACGACCCGCGTGCCGTCCAGCTCACGCTCACGGCGCGGGGACGCGAGGTCACCGAGCAGGCGATCGACGTCGTCCAGGGACTGCTGCGGCAGCTGCTGGCGCCGCTCGGCGGACTCGACAGCCCGCGCGCACGGGAGTTCACGCGCGACCTCGGCGCCCTGCTCGACGCACCGCTTGACCCGTTCGGCACCACCGATCACGAGACGGAGCAGTCATGA
- a CDS encoding universal stress protein encodes MFQRILVAVDSSPARHSAVRLAGELAGPADAEVRVLHVVASAATLATVVALEDDDEAQAVLDEAVATLRDLGIKTEGALATGLTTQIATTIAESAKEFGADLIVLSPHHRGSVEALFNPRISDAVAHASGTAILLAPQDADRS; translated from the coding sequence ATGTTCCAGCGCATCCTGGTCGCCGTCGATTCCAGTCCCGCCCGTCACTCCGCCGTACGGCTGGCGGGTGAACTGGCAGGGCCGGCCGACGCCGAGGTCCGGGTCCTGCATGTCGTCGCGTCCGCCGCCACGCTCGCCACGGTCGTCGCGCTGGAGGACGACGACGAAGCCCAGGCGGTGCTCGACGAGGCCGTGGCGACCCTGCGCGACCTGGGCATCAAGACCGAGGGCGCGCTCGCCACCGGCCTGACCACCCAGATCGCCACCACCATCGCCGAGTCGGCCAAGGAGTTCGGCGCCGACCTCATCGTGCTGAGCCCGCATCACCGCGGCTCCGTGGAGGCACTGTTCAACCCGCGGATCAGCGACGCCGTGGCGCACGCCAGCGGGACGGCGATCCTGCTGGCGCCGCAGGACGCGGACCGGTCCTGA
- a CDS encoding FAD-binding oxidoreductase, whose product MPQELPVRALTDRLHRDLPEGRVVTDRAVLAGYAHDEAEWAPHALPVAMVRPRTAEEVRAVVLACLDHAAPVVPRGAGTGLSGGANAVDGAVVLSTEAMTAIRRIDPLERLAVVEPGVVNEDLRTACAAYDLWYPPDPASARWSTIGGNVATNAGGLCCVKYGVTRDYVLGLEFVTGTGELVRVGRRTAKGVAGYDLTSLMVGSEGTLGVITEVTLRLRPSRPPEHTVAGYFSSVVDAGRAVAAVAAAGVTPSALELIDRHCLQAVDAWKQMGLSADADVVLLGRTDAPGPAGQEEAEAMLRCFEGAGATWAARSTDPQEADALFEARRLAYPALERLGPVLTEDICVPKSAVPEMLGRIEAIAQRHDTLIANIAHAGDGNLHPLLITPPGDQAARERAQAAFHEIIAEALALGGTVTGEHGVGLLKRDGLRAELGPAVMALNRAVKDALDPRGLLNPGKVTGR is encoded by the coding sequence ATGCCCCAGGAACTCCCGGTCCGCGCGCTGACCGACCGTCTCCACCGCGATCTGCCCGAGGGACGTGTCGTCACCGACCGCGCCGTGCTGGCGGGTTACGCGCACGACGAGGCCGAATGGGCACCCCACGCACTGCCTGTGGCGATGGTGCGGCCACGGACCGCCGAGGAGGTGCGGGCGGTCGTCCTCGCCTGCCTCGACCACGCGGCCCCGGTGGTCCCCCGCGGTGCCGGCACCGGTCTGTCCGGCGGCGCGAACGCCGTCGACGGGGCGGTCGTGCTGTCCACCGAGGCCATGACGGCCATCAGACGCATCGACCCGCTGGAGCGGCTGGCGGTCGTCGAACCGGGCGTCGTCAACGAGGACCTGCGTACCGCCTGCGCCGCATACGACCTGTGGTACCCGCCGGACCCGGCCAGCGCCCGCTGGTCCACCATCGGCGGCAACGTGGCCACCAACGCGGGCGGACTGTGCTGCGTGAAGTACGGCGTCACACGCGACTACGTGCTGGGGCTGGAGTTCGTCACCGGCACCGGCGAACTCGTCCGGGTCGGCCGCCGTACCGCGAAGGGCGTCGCCGGCTACGACCTCACCTCACTGATGGTCGGCTCCGAGGGCACCCTCGGCGTCATCACCGAGGTGACGCTGCGGCTGCGGCCCAGCCGGCCGCCGGAGCACACGGTCGCCGGGTACTTCTCGTCCGTCGTGGACGCGGGACGCGCGGTCGCCGCGGTGGCCGCCGCCGGTGTGACCCCCTCGGCCCTCGAACTCATCGACCGGCACTGTCTTCAGGCCGTCGACGCCTGGAAGCAGATGGGACTGTCCGCCGACGCGGACGTCGTCCTGCTCGGCCGCACCGACGCGCCGGGCCCGGCGGGACAGGAGGAGGCCGAGGCCATGCTGCGCTGCTTCGAGGGCGCGGGCGCCACCTGGGCGGCCCGCTCCACCGACCCGCAGGAGGCGGACGCACTGTTCGAGGCGCGCCGGCTCGCCTACCCGGCCCTGGAGCGGCTGGGCCCGGTGCTCACCGAGGACATCTGCGTACCCAAGTCCGCCGTCCCGGAGATGCTCGGCCGGATCGAGGCCATCGCCCAGCGGCACGACACGCTCATCGCCAACATCGCGCACGCCGGTGACGGCAATCTGCACCCGCTGCTCATCACGCCGCCCGGCGACCAGGCGGCACGGGAGCGGGCGCAGGCCGCCTTCCACGAGATCATCGCCGAGGCGCTGGCGCTGGGCGGCACGGTCACCGGCGAGCACGGGGTGGGTCTGCTCAAACGGGACGGACTGCGGGCCGAGCTGGGCCCGGCGGTGATGGCCCTGAACCGGGCCGTCAAGGACGCCCTCGACCCCCGTGGCCTGCTCAACCCGGGCAAGGTGACCGGCCGCTGA
- a CDS encoding OsmC family protein yields the protein MTETSLRSVTVERTSTGHFVATNVRGGTVSFGTGAAGDTEFTPVELLLAALGGCTAVDVDVATSRHAEPTVFTVAVQGTKVDDELGNRLTDLAVTFHVTFPDGEGAERARAILPRAVKTSHDRLCTVSRTVETGTPVRATVEQA from the coding sequence ATGACCGAAACCTCCCTGCGCTCCGTCACCGTGGAGCGCACCAGCACCGGCCACTTCGTGGCGACCAACGTACGCGGCGGCACGGTCTCCTTCGGCACCGGCGCCGCAGGAGACACCGAGTTCACCCCGGTCGAGCTGCTGCTCGCGGCGCTCGGCGGCTGCACGGCCGTCGACGTGGACGTCGCGACCAGCCGGCACGCGGAGCCCACGGTCTTCACCGTCGCCGTGCAGGGCACCAAGGTCGACGACGAACTCGGCAACCGCCTCACCGACCTCGCGGTGACCTTCCACGTCACGTTCCCGGACGGCGAGGGCGCCGAGCGGGCCCGGGCGATCCTGCCCCGGGCGGTGAAGACCTCCCACGACCGTCTGTGCACCGTCAGCCGCACGGTGGAGACGGGAACGCCCGTGCGGGCCACGGTCGAGCAGGCCTGA
- a CDS encoding class I SAM-dependent methyltransferase: protein MDAGAWDERYRSAERVWSVEPNVWVVRELAGLEPGRALDLAAGEGRNALWLADRGWRVDALDFSPVAVGRIKDAAAGRAVKAAVADVTRYEPEQGAYDLVLLSYLHLPRPEAEKVLQSAARAARPGGTLLLVGHDADNLEHGTGGPQDPGVLTSVESVRAVWDQWADIVVAEVAQRPVDTAVALDTVVRAVRR, encoded by the coding sequence ATGGACGCAGGGGCCTGGGACGAGCGCTACCGTTCCGCCGAACGCGTGTGGTCGGTGGAGCCGAACGTATGGGTGGTCCGGGAGCTGGCGGGCCTTGAGCCCGGGCGGGCGCTGGACCTGGCCGCCGGGGAGGGGCGCAACGCCCTGTGGCTGGCGGACCGCGGCTGGCGCGTCGACGCGCTGGACTTCTCCCCGGTCGCCGTGGGCCGCATCAAGGACGCGGCAGCGGGACGGGCGGTGAAGGCGGCGGTGGCCGACGTCACGCGGTACGAGCCCGAACAGGGCGCCTACGACCTCGTCCTCCTCTCCTACCTCCACCTGCCGCGGCCGGAGGCGGAGAAGGTTCTGCAGAGTGCCGCCCGCGCCGCCCGGCCCGGCGGCACCCTCCTCCTGGTCGGCCATGACGCCGACAACCTGGAGCACGGCACCGGAGGCCCACAGGACCCCGGTGTGCTGACCAGCGTGGAATCGGTGCGCGCGGTGTGGGACCAGTGGGCGGACATCGTCGTTGCCGAGGTGGCCCAGCGCCCCGTCGACACGGCCGTCGCCCTCGACACGGTCGTCCGCGCCGTCAGGCGCTGA
- a CDS encoding pirin family protein, producing MSNLDRAPVPSLCGGRGFVVAEPVRELLSPRHVKLGGSTEVRRLLPNLGRRMIGAWAFVDHYGPDDIAHEPGMQVPPHPHIGLQTVSWLHAGEVLHRDSTGSLQTILPRQLGLMTSGRAISHSEESPRPHARLLHGAQLWVALPDEHRHADPAFEYHPDLPTVTAPGLTATVILGGLDGSVSPGTTYTPIVGADLALSRGADVRLPLEPDFEYGVLAMSGEVHVDGVPVLPGSMLYLGCGRTELPLRAESDAGIMLLGGEPFAEELVMWWNFVGRTQEEIVQAREEWMSGSRFGEVKGYDGEPLPAPELPAVPLKARGRVR from the coding sequence ATGAGCAACCTTGACCGCGCGCCCGTGCCCAGTCTCTGCGGCGGCCGTGGATTCGTCGTCGCCGAACCCGTGCGCGAGCTGCTGAGCCCCCGTCATGTGAAGCTGGGCGGGTCGACCGAGGTGCGCCGGCTGTTGCCCAACCTCGGCCGGCGCATGATCGGCGCGTGGGCCTTCGTCGACCACTACGGTCCCGACGACATCGCCCACGAGCCCGGCATGCAGGTCCCGCCGCACCCGCACATCGGCCTGCAGACGGTGAGCTGGCTGCACGCGGGCGAGGTGCTGCACCGCGACTCCACGGGCAGCCTGCAGACGATCCTGCCCCGTCAGTTGGGCCTGATGACCTCGGGGCGTGCGATCAGCCACTCCGAGGAGAGCCCGCGCCCGCACGCCCGCCTCCTGCACGGCGCCCAGCTGTGGGTCGCGCTGCCGGACGAACACCGCCACGCCGACCCGGCGTTCGAGTACCACCCGGACCTGCCCACGGTCACCGCGCCCGGCCTGACCGCCACGGTGATCCTCGGCGGCCTCGACGGCTCGGTCTCCCCCGGTACGACGTACACCCCGATCGTCGGCGCGGACCTCGCCCTGTCCCGGGGTGCCGACGTCCGACTGCCCCTGGAACCGGACTTCGAGTACGGCGTGCTGGCGATGTCCGGCGAGGTGCACGTGGACGGGGTGCCGGTGCTGCCCGGCTCGATGCTCTACCTCGGCTGCGGCCGCACCGAACTGCCGCTGCGGGCCGAGTCGGACGCCGGGATCATGCTGCTGGGCGGCGAGCCGTTCGCCGAGGAGCTGGTCATGTGGTGGAACTTCGTCGGACGCACCCAGGAGGAGATCGTGCAGGCTCGCGAGGAGTGGATGAGCGGGTCACGGTTCGGGGAAGTGAAGGGGTACGACGGGGAGCCGTTGCCTGCGCCGGAACTGCCGGCTGTGCCGCTGAAGGCCCGGGGTCGGGTGCGCTGA
- a CDS encoding MFS transporter, whose product MSPAHLRHAEAVEPAVPETNAVVAVLALGGIVVSLMQTLVIPIVPELPRLLHASASDAAWAVTATLLAAAVATPVMGRLGDMYGKRLMLLTSLVMLVAGSVTAALSDGLAPMVVGRALQGLASGVIPLGISIMRDELPAERLASATALMSASLGVGGALGLPAAALIADHYDWHVLFWTSAGLGAVVGVLVLLLVPESRVRTGGRFDLPGALGMAAGLICLLLGVSKGADWGWRSGTTLGLFGAAVVVLLAWGLFELRTARPLVDLRTTARRQVLVTNLASVAFGFSMFAMSLVLPQLLQLPKATGYGLGKSLLDAGLVMAPTGLVMMAMAPVSALISRTWGPKVTLMCGAVIVAAGYGLDIVLMHAVWELLVASCVIGAGIGFAYGAMPALIMGAVDPSETAAANSFNTLMRSIGTSTASAVAGVILARTTMAFGATALPSENGFKAVMAVGSGAAVLALLVAAFIPRRTVAGVRVVREAAGEAGESVGGTQVRAGAGTGPAVGGAGRRGADRAPARAVGASGAGGTAVRGFVRGTDGAGVGRAAVTLVSLDGRQVGRSLAGADGGYAVVAPGEGTYVLVASADGRRPRAGTVVVGAHPVACDLLLDGTSGLAGVVRAADGGGPVAGAVVIVTDVRGEVLATQRTDGLGEFAFTGLAPGPVTLAVGSPRHRPLALPVEVARTGVTRVQAELRSGAQVRGTVRGAGGPLGGARVTLLDAVGNVVATTTTGDDGAYAFSDLDDGPYTLIAAGYPPRAAGVRVGGAGVEGHDMELAHPAA is encoded by the coding sequence ATGTCCCCAGCGCATCTCCGGCACGCCGAGGCGGTCGAGCCCGCCGTACCCGAGACGAACGCCGTCGTCGCGGTACTGGCCCTCGGCGGGATCGTGGTCTCACTGATGCAGACCCTGGTCATCCCGATCGTGCCCGAACTGCCCAGGCTGCTGCACGCATCCGCGTCCGACGCGGCCTGGGCGGTCACCGCGACCCTCCTCGCGGCGGCCGTGGCCACGCCCGTCATGGGCCGGCTCGGCGACATGTACGGCAAACGGCTGATGCTGCTGACGAGCCTGGTGATGCTGGTCGCGGGCTCGGTGACGGCCGCGCTCAGCGACGGTCTCGCCCCGATGGTCGTCGGACGGGCGCTCCAGGGCCTGGCCTCCGGTGTGATCCCGCTCGGCATCAGCATCATGCGCGACGAACTGCCCGCCGAACGGCTCGCCTCCGCCACCGCCCTGATGAGCGCGTCGCTCGGCGTCGGCGGCGCGCTCGGCCTGCCCGCCGCCGCACTGATCGCCGACCACTACGACTGGCATGTGCTGTTCTGGACCTCGGCCGGACTCGGCGCCGTCGTCGGCGTACTCGTCCTGCTCCTCGTCCCCGAGTCCCGGGTGCGCACCGGCGGCCGTTTCGACCTGCCCGGCGCGCTCGGCATGGCCGCCGGTCTGATCTGCCTGCTGCTCGGCGTCTCCAAGGGGGCCGACTGGGGGTGGCGCAGCGGTACGACGCTCGGCCTGTTCGGGGCGGCCGTCGTCGTCCTGCTCGCCTGGGGCCTGTTCGAACTGCGCACCGCACGGCCCCTGGTGGACCTGCGCACCACCGCCCGCCGCCAGGTCCTGGTGACCAACCTCGCCTCGGTCGCCTTCGGCTTCTCCATGTTCGCGATGTCCCTGGTCCTTCCGCAGCTCCTGCAGTTGCCCAAGGCGACCGGATACGGACTCGGCAAGTCGCTGCTCGACGCCGGTCTGGTGATGGCGCCGACCGGCCTGGTGATGATGGCGATGGCACCCGTGTCCGCCCTCATCTCCCGGACCTGGGGCCCGAAGGTGACCCTGATGTGCGGAGCGGTGATCGTCGCCGCCGGGTACGGGCTCGACATCGTGCTGATGCACGCCGTCTGGGAGTTGCTGGTGGCCTCCTGCGTCATCGGCGCCGGCATCGGCTTCGCCTACGGCGCGATGCCCGCGCTGATCATGGGCGCCGTCGATCCGTCCGAGACCGCCGCGGCGAACAGCTTCAACACCCTCATGCGGTCCATCGGAACGTCCACCGCCAGCGCGGTCGCGGGCGTGATCCTCGCCCGGACGACCATGGCCTTCGGCGCCACGGCGCTGCCTTCGGAGAACGGCTTCAAGGCGGTCATGGCCGTCGGGTCGGGCGCCGCGGTGCTCGCCCTGCTGGTCGCCGCCTTCATTCCGCGCCGGACGGTGGCCGGGGTGCGGGTGGTACGGGAGGCGGCTGGGGAGGCCGGGGAGTCGGTCGGCGGGACGCAGGTACGGGCCGGTGCCGGGACGGGGCCGGCCGTCGGCGGGGCCGGGAGAAGGGGAGCCGACCGGGCGCCGGCTCGCGCGGTCGGCGCGAGCGGTGCCGGCGGGACGGCCGTGCGCGGGTTCGTGCGCGGAACCGACGGGGCCGGTGTCGGGCGGGCCGCGGTCACGCTCGTCTCGCTGGACGGACGGCAGGTGGGCCGGTCCCTCGCCGGGGCCGACGGCGGCTATGCCGTGGTGGCGCCCGGGGAGGGGACGTATGTGCTCGTCGCCTCCGCGGACGGTCGTCGTCCACGGGCCGGCACCGTCGTCGTCGGCGCGCATCCGGTCGCGTGCGACCTGCTGCTCGACGGCACCAGCGGGCTGGCCGGCGTGGTCCGGGCCGCGGACGGCGGGGGGCCGGTCGCCGGAGCGGTCGTGATCGTCACCGATGTGCGCGGGGAGGTGCTGGCGACGCAACGGACCGACGGGCTGGGTGAGTTCGCCTTCACCGGGCTCGCGCCGGGCCCGGTCACCCTCGCGGTCGGCTCGCCCAGGCACCGCCCGCTCGCGCTGCCCGTGGAGGTCGCCCGCACCGGCGTCACCCGTGTCCAGGCCGAACTGCGCTCCGGTGCGCAGGTGCGCGGCACGGTGCGGGGCGCGGGCGGACCGCTCGGCGGCGCCCGGGTGACCCTGCTGGACGCCGTGGGCAACGTCGTCGCCACGACCACCACCGGCGACGACGGGGCGTACGCTTTCTCCGACCTGGACGACGGCCCGTACACGCTGATCGCGGCCGGCTACCCTCCGCGGGCCGCGGGAGTGAGGGTCGGCGGCGCCGGGGTCGAGGGCCATGACATGGAACTCGCCCATCCGGCGGCGTAG
- a CDS encoding pyridoxal-phosphate dependent enzyme yields MSHSPVPLGTFPTPVEPAPRLAVALGLEPTDLWIKRDDLTGLGGGGNKIRKLEWTVGAALAEGADTLVTTGAAQSNHARLTAAAAARLGLAAVLVLRGAPGAARSGNLALDGLFGARLAWAGDVDQAGLDLAAAEVCARLRADGARPALIPFGGSGVAGARGYVRCGEELDAQVPELRTVVVALGSGGTMAGLVAALGTGSVLGVDVGALADPAAAVARFAAPLAPQEVTAGELRVRRDQVGRGYAVLTGPASEALRLAARTEGLVLDPVYTARALAGLRAAVADGDVRPGEKTVFVHTGGLPGLFGHPDAVAFAEQGAAEFADRVN; encoded by the coding sequence ATGAGCCACTCCCCCGTACCGCTCGGCACCTTCCCCACGCCCGTCGAACCGGCGCCCCGGCTGGCCGTCGCGCTCGGGCTCGAGCCGACGGACCTGTGGATCAAACGGGACGACCTGACCGGTCTGGGCGGCGGCGGGAACAAGATCCGCAAGCTGGAGTGGACGGTGGGCGCGGCCCTCGCCGAGGGCGCGGACACGCTCGTGACCACGGGTGCCGCGCAGAGCAACCACGCCCGGCTGACCGCCGCGGCGGCCGCCCGGCTGGGCCTGGCCGCCGTGCTCGTGCTGCGGGGCGCGCCCGGCGCCGCACGGTCCGGGAACCTGGCGCTGGACGGTCTGTTCGGGGCGCGGCTCGCCTGGGCGGGTGACGTGGACCAGGCAGGCCTGGACCTGGCCGCGGCCGAGGTGTGCGCGCGGCTGCGGGCGGACGGTGCCCGGCCGGCGCTGATCCCGTTCGGCGGGTCGGGTGTGGCGGGCGCGCGGGGCTATGTGCGCTGCGGCGAGGAGCTTGACGCGCAGGTACCCGAGCTGCGCACGGTGGTGGTCGCGCTCGGCTCGGGCGGCACCATGGCCGGGCTGGTCGCGGCCCTCGGCACCGGCTCGGTGCTCGGCGTCGACGTGGGCGCGCTGGCGGACCCGGCCGCGGCGGTGGCCCGGTTCGCGGCGCCGCTCGCGCCGCAGGAGGTCACGGCCGGGGAACTGCGCGTGCGCCGGGACCAGGTGGGCCGCGGCTACGCGGTGCTGACCGGACCGGCGAGCGAGGCGCTCCGGCTCGCCGCCCGCACCGAGGGCCTGGTCCTCGATCCCGTGTACACCGCCCGGGCCCTGGCCGGTCTGCGCGCGGCTGTCGCCGACGGGGACGTCCGGCCCGGCGAGAAGACGGTGTTCGTCCACACCGGCGGCCTGCCCGGCCTGTTCGGTCATCCGGACGCCGTCGCGTTCGCGGAACAGGGGGCGGCCGAGTTCGCGGACCGGGTGAACTGA
- a CDS encoding VWA domain-containing protein, producing the protein MRIGTGESVDAARAVAALGLADRELLREGLAATLLHGPGQRAVFDPVFDLYFPRTVGGLQGSGADRDELRGRLAEALAADDRATMARLAAEAVDGMGGYGSSPGSDGFSAYQTLDRLRPQTLLARVRSDLRGRDGNGAGDGFADRLLDDEIRRRIEAFRRMVGAEARRRVAERRGRDEIARRGVAPTADRVDFLFAGRDQLAELRRAVQPLARKLATRLAARRRRAARGTVDLRRTLRSSLSTGGVPMRPVLRRRRPVRPELVLLCDVSGSVSGFSDFTMLLVQALHDQFSKIRVFAFVNRLDEVTALLEHGRADPDGLGARIRTEATLTGWHGSSDYGVALGEFAERYGDAVGPRSTVFVLGDARTNMSDPNLAAVREVARRSRRVYWLNPEPRDRWGTGDSAAPAYADLVEMYECRTARQLSALIARLLPV; encoded by the coding sequence ATGCGGATCGGCACGGGCGAGAGCGTGGACGCGGCCCGCGCGGTGGCGGCACTGGGTCTCGCGGACCGGGAGCTGCTGCGCGAGGGGCTGGCCGCGACGCTGCTGCACGGCCCGGGGCAGCGGGCGGTGTTCGACCCGGTCTTCGACCTGTACTTCCCGCGCACCGTCGGGGGCCTTCAGGGCTCCGGCGCGGACCGGGACGAGCTGCGCGGCCGGCTGGCCGAGGCCCTCGCCGCCGACGACCGGGCGACGATGGCCCGGTTGGCGGCCGAAGCCGTCGACGGCATGGGCGGGTACGGCAGTTCACCGGGCTCCGACGGCTTCTCGGCGTACCAGACCCTCGATCGGCTGCGCCCGCAGACCCTGTTGGCGCGCGTGCGCAGCGATCTGCGGGGCCGCGACGGGAACGGCGCCGGCGACGGCTTCGCCGACCGGTTGCTGGACGACGAGATCCGGCGCCGTATCGAGGCGTTCCGGCGGATGGTCGGGGCGGAGGCGCGGCGCCGGGTCGCGGAGCGGCGCGGGCGCGACGAGATCGCCCGGCGCGGTGTCGCACCGACCGCCGACCGGGTGGACTTCCTGTTCGCGGGCCGGGATCAACTGGCCGAGCTGCGCCGGGCGGTTCAGCCGCTCGCCCGCAAGCTGGCCACCCGGCTGGCCGCGCGCCGGCGCCGGGCCGCGCGCGGCACCGTCGACCTGCGGCGCACGCTGCGTTCCTCGCTGTCCACGGGCGGGGTGCCGATGCGGCCGGTGCTGCGCAGGCGCCGCCCCGTCCGCCCCGAACTGGTGCTGCTGTGCGATGTGTCCGGCTCGGTGTCGGGCTTCTCGGACTTCACGATGCTGCTGGTACAGGCGCTGCACGACCAGTTCAGCAAGATCCGGGTGTTCGCCTTCGTCAACCGGCTCGACGAGGTGACCGCACTGCTCGAGCACGGCCGCGCCGACCCCGACGGGCTCGGTGCCCGCATCCGCACCGAGGCCACGCTCACCGGCTGGCACGGCAGCAGTGACTACGGCGTGGCGCTGGGCGAGTTCGCCGAGCGGTACGGCGACGCGGTCGGCCCGCGCTCCACCGTGTTCGTCCTCGGGGACGCGCGCACGAACATGAGCGACCCGAACCTGGCCGCGGTGCGCGAGGTCGCCCGGCGGTCCCGGCGTGTGTACTGGCTCAACCCGGAGCCGCGGGACCGCTGGGGCACCGGCGACTCGGCCGCCCCCGCCTACGCCGACCTGGTCGAGATGTACGAGTGCCGTACGGCCCGACAGCTCAGCGCGCTGATCGCCCGGCTGCTTCCGGTGTGA
- a CDS encoding AAA family ATPase, whose product MFTSVDDVSARLAETGYLASPAVATTVFLAGRLGKPLLVEGPAGVGKTELAKAVAQVAGARLVRLQCYEGVDESRALYEWNHAKQLLRISAGRDESWDETRTDIFSEEFLLPRPLLTAIRGDEPTVLLIDETDKADVEMEGLLLEVLSDFQITVPELGTVTATRRPFVVLTSNAGRELSEALRRRCLFLHIGFPEEELERRIVRLKVPGLSEALAASVVRVVGALRAMDLRKAPSVAETVDWAHTLLALGADTLDETVVRDSLGVILKHQDDIQKAAAKLDLDAL is encoded by the coding sequence TTGTTCACGTCCGTCGACGACGTCTCCGCCCGCCTCGCCGAGACCGGCTACCTCGCCTCGCCCGCCGTCGCCACGACCGTGTTCCTCGCCGGCCGGCTGGGTAAGCCGCTGCTGGTGGAGGGCCCCGCGGGAGTGGGCAAGACCGAGCTGGCCAAGGCCGTCGCCCAGGTGGCCGGGGCCCGGCTGGTGCGGCTGCAGTGCTACGAGGGCGTCGACGAGTCCCGGGCGCTGTACGAGTGGAACCACGCCAAACAGCTGCTGCGCATCAGCGCGGGCCGCGACGAGAGCTGGGACGAGACGCGCACCGACATCTTCAGCGAGGAGTTCCTGCTGCCCCGCCCGCTGCTGACCGCCATCCGCGGGGACGAGCCGACGGTGCTGCTGATCGACGAGACCGACAAGGCCGACGTCGAGATGGAGGGGCTGCTGCTGGAGGTGCTCAGCGACTTCCAGATCACGGTTCCGGAGCTGGGCACGGTCACCGCGACCCGCCGCCCGTTCGTCGTCCTCACCTCCAACGCCGGCCGGGAGCTGTCCGAGGCGCTGCGCCGGCGCTGTCTGTTCCTGCACATCGGCTTTCCCGAGGAGGAGCTGGAGCGGCGGATCGTCCGGCTGAAGGTGCCGGGCCTGAGCGAGGCGCTGGCCGCGTCGGTGGTCCGGGTGGTCGGCGCGCTGCGCGCGATGGACCTGCGCAAGGCGCCGTCGGTCGCCGAGACCGTGGACTGGGCGCACACCCTGCTGGCCCTGGGCGCCGACACACTGGACGAGACGGTCGTACGCGACAGTCTCGGGGTGATCCTCAAGCACCAGGACGACATCCAGAAGGCGGCGGCCAAGCTCGACCTGGACGCGCTGTGA
- a CDS encoding TetR/AcrR family transcriptional regulator: MATTTDKASSRDRLLDAAARLSYRDGVGVGIEALCREAGVSKRSMYQLFDSKDAMLAASLERRIPRYEARLAHPDPEHATPRERILHVFEQVTRSAADPDYHGCPYLAVLVELKDPEHPASVVARAVKERLTQALRAEAERGGARDPELLARQLVLVFDGASARAGAKVEHLDDGLATTTASALLDAAGMA; the protein is encoded by the coding sequence ATGGCCACCACCACCGACAAGGCGTCCTCCCGCGACCGGCTGCTCGACGCCGCCGCCAGGCTCTCCTACCGTGACGGCGTCGGCGTCGGCATCGAGGCCCTGTGCCGGGAGGCCGGTGTCTCCAAGCGGTCGATGTACCAGCTCTTCGACAGCAAGGACGCGATGCTGGCCGCCAGCCTGGAGCGGCGGATCCCGCGCTACGAGGCACGCCTCGCGCACCCCGACCCGGAGCACGCCACCCCGCGCGAGCGGATCCTCCATGTCTTCGAGCAGGTGACGAGGTCCGCCGCCGACCCCGACTACCACGGCTGTCCCTACCTGGCCGTCCTGGTCGAACTCAAGGACCCGGAGCACCCGGCGAGCGTGGTCGCCCGCGCCGTCAAGGAGCGCCTGACGCAGGCCCTGCGCGCCGAGGCGGAACGCGGCGGCGCCCGCGACCCCGAGCTGCTCGCCCGCCAGCTGGTGCTGGTCTTCGACGGCGCCAGCGCCCGGGCCGGCGCGAAGGTGGAGCACCTGGACGACGGCCTCGCCACGACGACGGCGAGCGCGCTCCTGGACGCGGCGGGGATGGCCTGA